In Penicillium psychrofluorescens genome assembly, chromosome: 5, a single window of DNA contains:
- a CDS encoding uncharacterized protein (ID:PFLUO_008356-T1.cds;~source:funannotate): MSLDDELTTEPSSKRAKSGQHVTNGIKKSTRTPTERVIEALFSESVMAKLWNVASQALRSSKPPVLYPEYTGEGGTTYVYRSLDFWTSGFFPGSLYLIHERQIKHPQAVNHQHCPHPLQMAYLCRLWTANLHQNALKRDTHDLGFMIAPWAMQAWNIYRDPAAYNTLTMAAHSLASRFNATTKCLQSWDVCITNRYSFTDPSQDFLVIIDNMLNLDLLFWAARETSNKSLYDIALAHARTTQKHHIRQDNTTFHVVNFDAETGDVKAKFTNQGYDDDSCWARGQAWGILGFMQTFEWTADSSFLNTAKDLADYFIANLPADRVPYWDFCAPVTAASPRDTSAAMIAACGMLLIYKALRNTPEADHYLSKAISIVDATVTKFLNPPTFRFESTQHPSQVAIFHEGDIDDKNGDGFDILSVVDVSGSKSRDTILDGATINNFEFAPRRWSNHGLVYADYYFLLFGNMLLELGLADAPQFSIHHRR, from the exons ATGTCTTTGGATGATGAACTCACCACA GAACCAAGTTCAAAGCGGGCAAAATCCGGACAGCATGTCACAAATGGCATCAAGAAGTCAACGCGTACTCCGACAGAACGGGTGATTGAGGCGCTCTTTTCAGAATCCGTGATGGCAAAGCTGTGGAATGTCGCATCCCAAGCCCTTCGAAGC AGTAAGCCACCGGTTCTCTACCCTGAATACACCGGTGAAGGTGGCACCACATACGTTTACCGATCCCTCGACTTTTGGACCTCCGGCTTTTTCCCAGGATCTTTGTACCTCATCCACGAACGTCAAATTAAACATCCTCAGGCAGTAAACCACCAACACTGTCCTCATCCCCTTCAAATGGCGTACCTGTGTCGGTTATGGACAGCCAACCTGCATCAGAATGCACTGAAGCGTGACACCCATGACTTGGGTTTCATGATCGCACCGTGGGCCATGCAGGCCTGGAACATCTATCGTGATCCGGCTGCATACAAcactctcaccatggcaGCTCACTCGCTCGCTAGTCGGTTCAACGCTACCACGAAATGCCTTCAAAGCTGGGACGTCTGCATCACGAACCGATACTCGTTCACAGACCCATCACAGGATTTTCTGGTTATCATTGACAACATGTTGAACTTGGACCTTCTCTTCTGGGCGGCACGAGAGACTTCAAATAAGTCACTTTACGATATTGCTCTGGCGCACGCACGCACGACGCAGAAACACCATATCCGCCAAGATAATACCACATTCCACGTGGTTAATTTTGATGCAGAGACTGGGGACGTAAAGGCCAAGTTCACGAATCAGGGGTACGACGATGACAGCTGCTGGGCTCGTGGGCAGGCGTGGGGGATTCTAGGGTTCATGCAGACCTTTGAATGGACGGCAGACTCGTCATTCCTTAACACGGCGAAAGATTTGGCTGATTATTTTATTGCAAATCTTCCAGCAGATAGAGTACCATACTGGGATTTTTGTGCCCCTGTTACTGCGGCCAGCCCACGGGATACTTCGGCTGCTATGATCGCCGCTTGTGGCATGCTGCTTATCTATAAGGCGCTCAGAAACACCCCAGAAGCTGATCACTATCTGTCTAAGGCTATTAGCATTGTTGATGCCACTGTCACAAAGTTCTTGAACCCACCGACCTTTCGGTTCGAGTCTACCCAGCATCCCTCGCAAGTTGCTATTTTTCACGAAGGTGATATTGACGACAAGAATGGTGACGGCTTCGATATTTTATCTGTCGTGGATGTTTCCGGTTCAAAGTCCCGCGACACTATTTTGGATGGAGCAACTATTAACAACTTTGAGTTTGCGCCCAGGCGTTGGTCCAACCATGGGCTGGTCTACGCCGACTATtactttcttcttttcggCAATATGCTTCTCGAGTTGGGTCTGGCCGATGCACCGCAGTTTTCAATCCATCATAGAAGATAA